One window of the Conexibacter sp. SYSU D00693 genome contains the following:
- a CDS encoding SpoIIE family protein phosphatase, translating into MGRQTSELLQGRRTALAGFGLVLLAVVADLVVGPDLVPLLVVGPLVAAARARTLQVVALSVTAVLAALALGFGRDVESDSEQLVDLVAVAVVGVLAVAVSRARDRLEERQHEQGLRLEEERSARRRAELLSRLAEVVDAPLEAQDRLAHLADLPVGELADLVVVDLVDEHGQPTRAITRSREPGVAERVAAMRSRIPLDRRGEHPAVRVLRTGEPLLIEAMSDEQRLRWAAGPEHAELMRELGYRSAVLVPLRAVGRVTGVLTCLRLGDERPAYTPEDLDLLAAFAERTAISFRNADLFIALRAAERRLDAILANVGEAVVALAPDGTLAFANRTAAELFGAGGPAELEGRRLRDLAPPFAMVDEQGERLHEADLPHVAALRGEEPEPVVAGTFTTGAGERWFLVRAAPVRDETGAVSLVVAVAEDVTAVKRAQRRQQLLASASGLLSSSLDVDATLDRAAWAAVPELADWSRVDLVDERGQLREAAVAHRVPAKLDLLLEWRRRWPPDPSDTRGASHALRTGEPVVWASVRPEDIDFYAQDEDHAANMRAIDTRSVIMVPLVAGDRAIGVLQLATTGDSGRLLGDEDVELAMELARRTAVAVEHARLHAARSHVASTLQRSLLPPRLPKVPGLETAARFRAAGLASEVGGDFYDMFAADGRWMVVMGDVTGKGPGAAAITSMARFTLRTAALYEPRPADVLARLNAVLLADGDRRQICTAVCVSVEPRDDGAAIAVACAGHPSPYVVAPDGTVRAVGPPGTLLGGFEDVRLREEELLLAPGEALVLFTDGVPDARGADERFGHERVEAVLRATGSTDPDELAAALDDALLAFEVGPQRDDVALLVLRATPGSR; encoded by the coding sequence GTGGGCAGGCAGACGAGCGAGCTCCTCCAGGGGCGCAGGACCGCGCTCGCGGGCTTCGGGCTCGTCCTCCTCGCCGTCGTCGCGGACCTCGTCGTCGGCCCGGACCTCGTGCCGCTGCTCGTCGTCGGCCCCCTGGTCGCGGCGGCCCGGGCGCGCACCCTGCAGGTGGTCGCGCTGTCCGTCACGGCCGTCCTCGCCGCCCTGGCGCTCGGCTTCGGCCGGGACGTCGAGTCCGACAGCGAGCAGCTCGTCGACCTCGTCGCCGTCGCGGTGGTCGGCGTCCTGGCCGTGGCGGTCTCGCGCGCCCGCGACCGGCTGGAGGAGCGCCAGCACGAGCAGGGCCTGCGCCTCGAGGAGGAGCGCTCCGCCCGCCGCCGCGCCGAGCTGCTCTCGCGCCTGGCCGAGGTGGTCGACGCGCCGCTCGAGGCCCAGGACCGCCTCGCCCACCTCGCCGACCTCCCGGTGGGCGAGCTGGCCGACCTCGTCGTGGTCGACCTCGTCGACGAGCACGGCCAGCCGACGCGCGCCATCACCCGCTCGCGCGAGCCGGGCGTCGCCGAGCGCGTCGCCGCCATGCGCTCGCGCATCCCCCTGGACCGCCGCGGCGAGCACCCCGCCGTGCGCGTCCTGCGCACCGGCGAGCCGCTGCTCATCGAGGCGATGAGCGACGAGCAGCGCCTGCGCTGGGCGGCCGGCCCGGAGCACGCCGAGCTCATGCGCGAGCTCGGCTACCGCTCCGCCGTGCTCGTCCCGCTGCGCGCCGTCGGCCGGGTGACCGGCGTGCTGACGTGCCTGCGGCTGGGCGACGAGCGCCCCGCGTACACGCCGGAGGACCTCGACCTCCTCGCGGCGTTCGCCGAGCGCACCGCGATCTCGTTCCGCAACGCCGACCTCTTCATCGCGCTGCGCGCCGCGGAGCGCCGACTCGACGCGATCCTCGCGAACGTCGGCGAGGCGGTCGTGGCCCTCGCCCCCGACGGGACGCTCGCCTTCGCCAACCGCACGGCGGCCGAGCTCTTCGGCGCGGGCGGCCCCGCCGAGCTCGAGGGCCGCCGCCTGCGCGACCTCGCCCCGCCGTTCGCCATGGTCGACGAGCAGGGCGAGCGCCTGCACGAGGCCGACCTCCCGCACGTCGCGGCGCTGCGCGGCGAGGAGCCCGAGCCGGTCGTCGCCGGGACGTTCACCACCGGCGCCGGGGAGCGCTGGTTCCTCGTCCGTGCCGCGCCGGTGCGCGACGAGACGGGCGCCGTCTCCCTCGTCGTCGCCGTGGCCGAGGACGTCACGGCCGTCAAGCGCGCGCAGCGCCGCCAGCAGCTGCTGGCCAGCGCGAGCGGCCTGCTGAGCTCCTCGCTCGACGTGGACGCGACGCTCGACCGTGCCGCCTGGGCGGCGGTCCCCGAGCTGGCTGACTGGTCGCGCGTCGACCTCGTCGACGAGCGCGGCCAGCTGCGCGAGGCCGCCGTCGCCCACCGCGTGCCCGCCAAGCTCGACCTCCTGCTCGAGTGGCGCCGGCGCTGGCCGCCGGACCCGTCGGACACGCGTGGCGCCAGCCACGCGCTGCGCACGGGCGAGCCGGTCGTCTGGGCCTCCGTGCGCCCCGAGGACATCGACTTCTACGCCCAGGACGAGGACCACGCGGCGAACATGCGGGCCATCGACACCCGCTCGGTGATCATGGTCCCGCTCGTGGCCGGCGACCGGGCGATCGGCGTCCTGCAGCTCGCCACGACGGGCGACTCGGGCCGGCTGCTGGGCGACGAGGACGTCGAGCTGGCGATGGAGCTCGCGCGGCGCACGGCGGTGGCGGTCGAGCACGCGCGGCTGCACGCCGCACGCAGCCACGTCGCCTCGACGCTCCAGCGCTCGCTGCTGCCGCCGCGGCTGCCGAAGGTCCCCGGCCTCGAGACGGCCGCGCGCTTTCGCGCCGCGGGCCTGGCCAGCGAGGTCGGCGGCGACTTCTACGACATGTTCGCCGCCGACGGGCGCTGGATGGTGGTCATGGGCGACGTCACCGGCAAGGGCCCGGGCGCCGCGGCGATCACGTCGATGGCGCGCTTCACCCTGCGCACCGCGGCGCTCTACGAGCCGCGCCCGGCCGACGTGCTCGCGCGGCTCAACGCCGTCCTGCTCGCCGACGGCGACCGCCGCCAGATCTGCACCGCCGTCTGCGTGAGCGTCGAGCCGCGCGACGACGGCGCTGCCATCGCGGTGGCCTGCGCGGGCCATCCGTCGCCCTACGTGGTCGCGCCGGACGGGACGGTGCGCGCCGTGGGGCCGCCCGGCACGCTCCTGGGCGGCTTCGAGGACGTCCGCCTGCGCGAGGAGGAGCTGCTCCTGGCCCCCGGGGAGGCGCTCGTGCTCTTCACCGACGGCGTGCCCGACGCCCGCGGCGCCGACGAGCGCTTCGGCCACGAGCGCGTCGAGGCGGTCCTGCGGGCGACCGGGTCGACCGACCCCGACGAGCTGGCCGCCGCGCTGGACGACGCGCTGCTGGCCTTCGAGGTGGGCCCGCAGCGCGACGACGTCGCCCTGCTGGTCCTCCGGGCGACACCCGGTTCCCGGTGA
- the lon gene encoding endopeptidase La: MTSLLLLPLDDTVVFPTMDVTLPVDTGGEDRVLLVPRHEGEYAKVGTIARVTRTVRLPGGARGAVLEGEARGIAGAAHTDHAGRLRVEVVEHPDDAPVDGRTRELEREYRAIVEELLELRGDDGRVAAFVRAITEPGVLADTTGYAPDLTFEQKVRVLETLDVTERLALAVELQRERLTELQVRKRIREDVESGAQQQQREYVLRKQMESIRRELGEDDASVVEEYRTKIEESGMPEEVREQAERELGRLERSGEQSGEAQTIRTYLDWLVAVPWSERSEEQLDPQGTREVLDADHHGLEDVKDRIVEYVAVRKLRQERGLDVTATDDKAEKAKRAAGTILTLIGPPGTGKTSIGESIARAMGREFVRMSLGGVRDEAEIRGHRRTYIGALPGRLVRALRDAGTMNPVILLDEVDKVGADWRGDPSAALLEVLDPAQNATFRDHYLDVELDLSEVVFVATANQAETIPGPLLDRMEVIRFDGYTVEEKVAIARDHLVPRQRERQGLLPEEVVVDDDQLRTLVAEYTREAGVRQLEREVGKLLRKTATKVAAGTATPPVHVDEAAIREALGRQKVFQEAAARTAVPGVATGLAVTGTGGDVLFVEANAMDGKGSGALTLTGQLGDVMKESARIALTYVRAHREELGIDREAFEDREFHVHVPAGAIPKDGPSAGITMTTALASLLTGRAVRHTVGMTGEVTLQGRVLPIGGLKQKVLAAHAAGLTDVILPERNRADLDDVPADVREKMRFHPVMTIGEVLELALEPAPTAAPAA; encoded by the coding sequence ATGACCTCGCTGCTCCTCCTGCCCCTCGACGACACCGTCGTCTTCCCCACGATGGACGTGACGCTCCCGGTCGACACCGGCGGCGAGGACCGCGTCCTGCTCGTCCCCCGCCACGAGGGGGAGTACGCCAAGGTCGGGACCATCGCGCGGGTCACGCGCACGGTCCGGCTGCCCGGCGGCGCCCGCGGCGCCGTCCTCGAGGGCGAGGCGCGCGGCATCGCCGGCGCCGCCCACACCGACCACGCCGGGCGCCTGCGCGTCGAGGTCGTCGAGCACCCCGACGACGCGCCGGTCGACGGCCGCACCCGCGAGCTCGAGCGCGAGTACCGCGCGATCGTCGAGGAGCTCCTCGAGCTGCGCGGCGACGACGGCCGCGTCGCCGCCTTCGTGCGCGCGATCACCGAGCCGGGCGTCCTGGCCGACACCACCGGCTATGCCCCGGACCTCACCTTCGAGCAGAAGGTCCGCGTCCTCGAGACCCTCGACGTGACCGAGCGCCTGGCGCTGGCGGTCGAGCTCCAGCGCGAGCGGCTGACCGAGCTGCAGGTGCGCAAGCGCATCCGCGAGGACGTCGAGTCGGGCGCCCAGCAGCAGCAGCGCGAGTACGTGCTGCGCAAGCAGATGGAGTCCATCCGCCGCGAGCTCGGCGAGGACGACGCCTCGGTCGTCGAGGAGTACCGGACGAAGATCGAGGAGTCGGGGATGCCCGAGGAGGTGCGCGAGCAGGCCGAGCGCGAGCTCGGGCGCCTCGAGCGCTCCGGCGAGCAGTCCGGCGAGGCCCAGACCATCCGCACCTACCTGGACTGGCTCGTCGCCGTGCCGTGGTCCGAGCGCTCCGAGGAGCAGCTGGACCCGCAGGGCACCCGCGAGGTGCTCGACGCCGACCACCACGGCCTCGAGGACGTCAAGGACCGCATCGTCGAGTACGTCGCGGTGCGCAAGCTGCGCCAGGAGCGCGGGCTGGACGTGACGGCCACCGACGACAAGGCCGAGAAGGCCAAGCGCGCCGCCGGCACGATCCTGACCCTCATCGGCCCGCCCGGCACCGGCAAGACCTCCATCGGCGAGTCGATCGCCCGCGCCATGGGCCGCGAGTTCGTGCGCATGTCGCTCGGCGGCGTCCGCGACGAGGCAGAGATCCGCGGCCACCGCCGCACGTACATCGGCGCGCTGCCGGGCCGCCTGGTCCGCGCGCTGCGCGACGCCGGGACGATGAACCCGGTGATCCTCCTCGACGAGGTCGACAAGGTGGGCGCCGACTGGCGCGGCGACCCGTCCGCGGCGCTGCTCGAGGTCCTGGACCCGGCGCAGAACGCGACGTTCCGCGACCACTACCTCGACGTCGAGCTCGACCTCAGCGAGGTCGTGTTCGTCGCGACCGCCAACCAGGCCGAGACGATCCCCGGCCCGCTGCTGGACCGCATGGAGGTCATCCGCTTCGACGGCTACACCGTCGAGGAGAAGGTCGCCATCGCGCGCGACCACCTCGTCCCGCGCCAGCGCGAGCGCCAGGGCCTGCTGCCCGAGGAGGTCGTCGTCGACGACGACCAGCTGCGCACGCTCGTGGCCGAGTACACCCGCGAGGCGGGCGTCCGCCAGCTCGAGCGGGAGGTCGGCAAGCTCCTGCGCAAGACCGCCACGAAGGTCGCCGCGGGCACCGCGACGCCGCCCGTCCACGTGGATGAGGCCGCGATCCGCGAGGCCCTGGGCCGCCAAAAGGTCTTCCAGGAGGCCGCGGCCCGCACCGCCGTCCCCGGCGTGGCGACCGGCCTGGCCGTGACCGGCACGGGCGGCGACGTCCTGTTCGTCGAGGCCAACGCCATGGACGGCAAGGGCAGCGGCGCCCTGACGCTCACCGGCCAGCTCGGCGACGTGATGAAGGAGTCGGCGCGCATCGCGCTGACCTACGTGCGCGCCCACCGCGAGGAGCTCGGCATCGACCGCGAGGCCTTCGAGGACCGCGAGTTCCACGTCCACGTCCCCGCGGGCGCGATCCCGAAGGACGGCCCGAGCGCCGGCATCACGATGACGACCGCCCTGGCGTCGCTGCTCACCGGCCGCGCCGTGCGCCACACCGTCGGCATGACCGGCGAGGTGACGCTCCAGGGCCGCGTCCTGCCGATCGGCGGGCTCAAGCAGAAGGTCCTCGCCGCCCACGCGGCCGGGCTGACCGACGTCATCCTGCCCGAGCGCAACCGCGCCGACCTCGACGACGTCCCCGCCGACGTGCGGGAGAAGATGCGCTTCCACCCCGTGATGACGATCGGCGAGGTGCTCGAGCTGGCGCTCGAGCCCGCGCCGACCGCCGCGCCCGCGGCCTAG
- a CDS encoding CdaR family transcriptional regulator, translating to MSPRLADALRPVLPALAEETIAAIAEEVPQYARPMEGPFGRGVRMGVERALARFVEGRPDPASRELYVELGRGEQRAGRSLDALLAAYRTGARLAWERFSDAGQAAGVPADELFALAGQIFSYIDRISAESAEGFTAEASAAEADRRRRRRALLRVLMRDDAGPEEVRDLAHLAGWPRPQTVAGIALGSDDADRLAGRLGPDVLAVAEDDRSIGLVPDPDAPGREAQLRAVLGELPAVLGPTVALERAAASLARARLAFDVLAPEGGLVRADDHLVELLVRVDPTLAAALVERELAPLETVRASSRAKLEETLRAWLDEPGQITPVARRLGLHPQTVRYRVGQLRELFGERLDDPEARFALALALRARGG from the coding sequence TTGAGCCCCCGCCTCGCCGACGCGCTGCGCCCCGTGCTCCCGGCCCTCGCCGAGGAGACGATCGCGGCCATCGCCGAGGAGGTGCCGCAGTACGCGCGGCCCATGGAGGGGCCGTTCGGGCGCGGCGTGCGGATGGGCGTCGAGCGGGCACTGGCCCGCTTCGTCGAGGGACGGCCCGACCCGGCCTCGCGCGAGCTCTACGTCGAGCTCGGGCGCGGCGAGCAGCGGGCGGGCCGCTCGCTCGACGCGCTGCTGGCCGCCTACCGGACCGGGGCGCGCCTCGCGTGGGAGCGCTTCAGCGACGCGGGCCAGGCGGCCGGGGTGCCGGCCGACGAGCTCTTCGCGCTGGCCGGCCAGATCTTCTCCTACATCGACCGGATCTCCGCCGAGTCGGCCGAGGGCTTCACGGCGGAGGCCTCGGCCGCCGAGGCCGACCGCCGCCGTCGCCGCCGCGCGCTGCTGCGCGTGCTCATGCGCGACGACGCCGGCCCCGAGGAGGTCCGCGACCTCGCCCACCTCGCCGGCTGGCCGCGGCCCCAGACCGTCGCGGGCATCGCGCTGGGCTCCGACGACGCCGACCGCCTCGCGGGCCGCCTGGGACCCGACGTGCTGGCGGTCGCGGAGGACGACCGCAGCATCGGCCTGGTCCCCGACCCGGACGCGCCCGGTCGCGAGGCCCAGCTGCGGGCGGTGCTCGGCGAGCTGCCCGCCGTGCTGGGCCCGACGGTCGCCCTCGAGCGTGCCGCGGCGTCGCTGGCCCGCGCGCGCCTGGCCTTCGACGTGCTGGCGCCGGAGGGCGGCCTCGTGCGCGCCGACGACCACCTGGTGGAGCTCCTGGTGCGCGTCGACCCGACGCTGGCCGCGGCGCTGGTCGAGCGCGAGCTCGCACCGCTGGAGACCGTGCGCGCGTCATCCCGGGCCAAGCTCGAGGAGACGCTGCGCGCGTGGCTCGACGAGCCGGGGCAGATCACGCCCGTGGCGCGACGTCTGGGGTTGCACCCGCAGACCGTGCGCTACCGCGTCGGGCAGCTGCGCGAGCTCTTCGGGGAGCGGCTCGACGACCCCGAGGCGCGCTTCGCGCTCGCCCTCGCGCTGCGCGCGCGGGGCGGGTGA
- the ftsH gene encoding ATP-dependent zinc metalloprotease FtsH: protein MASDDKPTRSRQQRPESPTPWRVEGVKEGQDGSGSGSDQGGGGFRPPGGLRRFGAVLLVLLALNFVFASLVPNGPDRNRVEYTFFLDQVDRGNVDEVAFEGLQVVGEFKRPVKEPDAGSDVEARKEFRSFVPAIATDDRQLLEQLREKDVRVSAEPADDGRSFIGDLLLFFGPTLLLVALFIFLARRAAGGAAGGLTGLGRSKAKRYDATQQRVSFGDVAGIDEAEDELVEIVDFLRNPDKYRKLGAMIPKGVLLSGPPGTGKTLLARAVAGEADVPFFSISASEFIEMVVGVGASRVRDLFDQAKKAAPAIIFIDELDAIGRQRGGGASVGGHDEREQTLNQILTEMDGFTGSEGVIVLAATNRPDVLDQALLRPGRFDRRLTVNPPDADGRRQILEIHTRSVPLDDEVDLAQLASTTPGMVGADLRNLVNEAALLAARREHDQVRSEDFFDAFEKIVLGAERKITLSEEERERTAYHEAGHALLGMLEPGADPVRKVSIVPRGRALGVTFQSPESDRYGYDTAYLLGRITGALGGRAAEELVYGTITTGAESDLEQVTRIARSMVGRWGMSEEIGLVTVVNDDAPFAMPGSEPASEATRELVDREVRRIVEGCYGRALDELRDHRPQLDALAQALLERETLDEADAYAAAGFERGTAPGDQGPKGMAIAERVDAAPEGATDVT, encoded by the coding sequence ATGGCGTCTGACGACAAGCCCACCCGCAGCCGGCAGCAGCGGCCCGAGTCCCCGACGCCGTGGCGCGTCGAGGGCGTGAAGGAGGGCCAGGACGGCTCCGGCTCGGGGTCCGACCAGGGCGGCGGCGGCTTCCGCCCGCCGGGCGGCCTGCGCCGCTTCGGCGCCGTGCTGCTCGTCCTGCTGGCGCTGAACTTCGTGTTCGCGTCGCTCGTCCCGAACGGGCCCGACCGCAACCGCGTCGAGTACACGTTCTTCCTCGACCAGGTCGACCGCGGCAACGTCGACGAGGTCGCCTTCGAGGGCCTGCAGGTCGTCGGCGAGTTCAAGCGCCCGGTCAAGGAGCCCGACGCGGGCAGCGACGTCGAGGCGCGCAAGGAGTTCCGCTCGTTCGTCCCGGCGATCGCCACCGACGACCGCCAGCTGCTCGAGCAGCTGCGCGAGAAGGACGTGCGCGTCAGCGCCGAGCCGGCCGACGACGGCCGCTCGTTCATCGGCGACCTCCTGCTCTTCTTCGGCCCGACGCTCCTCCTCGTCGCGCTGTTCATCTTCCTCGCGCGCCGCGCGGCCGGCGGCGCCGCGGGCGGCCTCACCGGCCTCGGCCGCTCGAAGGCCAAGCGCTACGACGCCACCCAGCAGCGGGTCTCGTTCGGCGACGTGGCCGGCATCGACGAGGCGGAGGACGAGCTCGTCGAGATCGTCGACTTCCTGCGCAACCCGGACAAGTACCGCAAGCTCGGGGCGATGATCCCCAAGGGCGTGCTGCTGTCCGGCCCGCCCGGCACCGGCAAGACGCTCCTGGCCCGCGCGGTCGCCGGCGAGGCCGACGTGCCGTTCTTCTCCATCTCCGCGTCGGAGTTCATCGAGATGGTCGTCGGCGTCGGCGCGTCGCGCGTGCGCGACCTCTTCGACCAGGCCAAGAAGGCCGCCCCGGCGATCATCTTCATCGACGAGCTCGACGCGATCGGTCGCCAGCGCGGCGGCGGCGCCTCGGTCGGCGGCCACGACGAGCGCGAGCAGACGCTCAACCAGATCCTCACGGAGATGGACGGCTTCACCGGCTCCGAGGGCGTCATCGTCCTCGCCGCCACCAACCGGCCCGACGTCCTGGACCAGGCGCTGCTGCGTCCCGGCCGCTTCGACCGCCGCCTCACCGTCAACCCGCCCGACGCCGACGGCCGTCGCCAGATCCTCGAGATCCACACGCGCTCGGTCCCGCTCGACGACGAGGTCGACCTCGCGCAGCTCGCGTCGACGACGCCGGGCATGGTCGGCGCCGACCTGCGCAACCTCGTCAACGAGGCGGCGCTCCTGGCCGCCCGCCGCGAGCACGACCAGGTCCGCTCGGAGGACTTCTTCGACGCCTTCGAGAAGATCGTCCTGGGCGCCGAGCGCAAGATCACGCTGTCGGAGGAGGAGCGCGAGCGCACCGCCTACCACGAGGCCGGCCACGCGCTGCTGGGCATGCTCGAGCCCGGCGCCGACCCGGTGCGCAAGGTCTCCATCGTCCCGCGCGGGCGCGCGCTGGGCGTGACCTTCCAGTCGCCGGAGAGCGACCGCTACGGCTACGACACCGCCTACCTGCTGGGCCGCATCACCGGCGCGCTGGGCGGCCGTGCCGCCGAGGAGCTCGTCTACGGCACGATCACCACGGGCGCCGAGTCCGACCTCGAGCAGGTCACCCGCATCGCGCGGTCGATGGTCGGGCGCTGGGGCATGAGCGAGGAGATCGGCCTGGTGACCGTCGTCAACGACGACGCGCCGTTCGCCATGCCGGGCTCCGAGCCGGCGTCGGAGGCCACGCGCGAGCTCGTCGACCGTGAGGTCCGCCGCATCGTCGAGGGCTGCTACGGCCGCGCGCTGGACGAGCTGCGCGACCACCGTCCGCAGCTCGACGCGCTGGCCCAGGCGCTGCTGGAGCGCGAGACGCTCGACGAGGCCGACGCCTACGCGGCGGCCGGCTTCGAGCGGGGCACCGCGCCCGGCGACCAGGGCCCGAAGGGCATGGCGATCGCCGAGCGCGTCGACGCCGCGCCCGAGGGCGCGACGGACGTCACCTAG
- a CDS encoding transglycosylase family protein: protein MLHRDALARDHEAPQGHRLARRGTWRRAGVAALAGSLAVLALGAPSAVAATPGGVEAGDPEVQAPKPAESRSAETVAAPAVKALKRGSRGTRVRALQRALGIKRVDGVYGRGTVRAVKRFQKRRGLKADGIAGPATLKALGLASTARKVSAPAGDAAAVLAAIAQCESGGDPTAVSPGGKHRGKYQFLRSTWEQMGGQGDPAKAPEPEQDAIAAKLYAEQGAKPWPVCGPKAEAQVGRTAT from the coding sequence TTGCTGCACCGCGACGCGCTCGCGCGCGACCACGAAGCGCCCCAAGGACACCGTCTCGCCCGCCGCGGGACCTGGCGACGCGCAGGCGTCGCCGCCCTCGCCGGCTCGCTCGCGGTGCTCGCGCTCGGCGCTCCGTCCGCGGTGGCCGCCACGCCCGGCGGCGTGGAGGCCGGCGACCCGGAGGTGCAGGCGCCCAAGCCCGCCGAGAGCCGGTCGGCCGAGACGGTCGCCGCCCCGGCGGTCAAGGCGCTCAAGCGCGGCAGCCGCGGCACACGGGTGCGCGCGCTCCAGCGCGCCCTGGGCATCAAGCGCGTCGACGGCGTCTATGGCCGGGGCACGGTCCGCGCGGTCAAGCGCTTCCAGAAGCGGCGGGGCCTGAAGGCCGACGGCATCGCCGGGCCGGCCACGCTCAAGGCCCTCGGCCTGGCGAGCACCGCCCGCAAGGTCTCGGCGCCCGCCGGCGACGCCGCGGCCGTGCTCGCCGCGATCGCGCAGTGCGAGTCCGGCGGCGACCCGACCGCGGTCTCCCCGGGCGGCAAGCACCGCGGCAAGTACCAGTTCCTGCGCTCCACGTGGGAGCAGATGGGCGGCCAGGGCGACCCGGCGAAGGCCCCCGAGCCCGAGCAGGACGCGATCGCGGCCAAGCTCTACGCCGAGCAGGGCGCCAAGCCCTGGCCGGTCTGCGGCCCCAAGGCCGAGGCCCAGGTCGGCCGGACGGCCACCTAG